CGTCGTCACCATCTACCTGCCGCGCATCCCAGAGATCTTCTTCGCGATGCTGGCCTGTGCCAAGATCGGTGCGGTGCACTCGGTGGTGTTCGCCGGGTACTCGTCGGAGGCCCTCAATCAGCGTATTGACGGTTCGGAGTCCAAGGTCGTCATCACCGCTGACGGGTCGTGGATCAACGGCAAGGTCTTTCCGATGAAGCAGATCGTCGATGATGCCGTGAAGTTCTCGCCGACCGTCGAGAATGTCATCGTCGTGCGCAACACCAAGTCTGACGTCGCCATGGATTCCACCCGCGACCACTGGTATCACGAGCTGTGCAAGCTGCCGATCGCCAAGGGCAAGTGCCAGACCGTCCAGGTGGACGCCGAGGATCCGCTGTTCATCCTCTACACCTCCGGGTCGACCGGCAAGCCGAAGGCCATCGTCCACACCCACGGTGGCTACCAGGTTGGTACCTACACCACCCTCAGGAACTGCTTCGACATCAAGGAAGAGGACCGTTGGTGGTGTACCGCCGATCCGGGCTGGATCACCGGTCACTCCTACCTCGTCTACGGCCCCCTGCTCAACGGGGCCACCGTCTTCATGCATGAGGGCGGCCCGACCTACCCGTATCCCGACGGATGGTGGCAGCTCATCGAGCATTACGGCATCACGAGTTTCTACACCGCTCCGACGGCCATCCGCACCTTGATGCGCTTCGGCGAGGCCTGGGTGCGCAAGCACGACCTGTCCAGCCTTCGCATCCTCGGCTCGGTCGGTGAGCCGATCAACCCGGAGGCCTGGCGATGGTTCCACGATGTCGTCGGCAACGGCAAATGCCCCATCACCGACACCTGGTGGCAGACCGAGACCGGAATGTTCCAGATCACCACGGTTCCCGCGATGCCTCTCAAGCCCGGCGCTGCTGGTCGGCCGGTCTTTGGTCAGGAGGCCGCCGTCATGGACGAGGAGGGTAACGAGCTGCCCCCGGGTCAGGAGGGCTTCCTGGTGCTCAAAAACCCCTGGCCATCCATGATGCGGACCCTGTACAAGGATCCCGACCGCTACCTCGACACCTACTGGAAGAAGTACCCGGGGCTCTACCTCACCGGCGACTCCGCCCGTATCGACGAGGACGGCTACATCTGGATCATCGGTCGCACCGACGACGTCATCAAGGTCTCCGGTCACCGCATCGGCACTGCCGAGGTCGAGTCCGCCCTCGTCTCTCACCCGGCGGTTGCCGAGGCCGCGGCCATCGGCTTGCCGCACGAGGTCAAGGGAAACTCCATCCATTGCACCGTGATCCTCGCTCAGGGTTACGAGCCTTCCAAACAGCTCACCGCCGACCTACGCGCCCACGTCGCCGAGGTGCTCTCCCCGATCGCCAAGCCCGACAGCTTCGACTTCGTTGAGAAACTGCCGAAGACCCGTTCAGGCAAGATCATGCGTCGCGTCCTCAAGGCACGCGCCCTGGGCCAGGACGAAGGAGACTTGTCCACCTTGGACGACTGATTCCCGACGCTGCTTGCGCAGGTACATCGGACACCACCACATATGGACAACTGAAAAGGGTCTCGACGCTGGGTACGCCAGGCGTCGAGACCCCACCCATATCCAGTTCAGATTCACCAAACCCGAGTGTCAAGGAGGACACCATGACTGACGAGACCATTGTTGACCCACCCCAACCCGTCGTCGATGTCGCCAATGTGGGCGATTGGAACACGCTGCTCGAATCTGCCGTCGCTGATCCCGAAGGTTTCTGGGAGGCCGAGGCCCAGGAACTTGAGTGGTCCAAGCCGTGGGACAAGGTGTTGGATCGTTCCGACGCCCCGTTCTTCAAGTGGTTCACCGGAGCCAGGACGAATATCGTCACCAACGCGGTGGATCGTC
The genomic region above belongs to Cutibacterium equinum and contains:
- the acs gene encoding acetate--CoA ligase; translated protein: MTDQHDVFQPDQSIIDNAWVSDWKTLEEKAKADPVAYWEEQARNLEWSKPWDKVLDDSGKPFFKWFTGARTNIVTNAVDRHLNTARRNKLALIWVGENTDEVRTFSYFALNREVEQMANVLKAMGVRKGDVVTIYLPRIPEIFFAMLACAKIGAVHSVVFAGYSSEALNQRIDGSESKVVITADGSWINGKVFPMKQIVDDAVKFSPTVENVIVVRNTKSDVAMDSTRDHWYHELCKLPIAKGKCQTVQVDAEDPLFILYTSGSTGKPKAIVHTHGGYQVGTYTTLRNCFDIKEEDRWWCTADPGWITGHSYLVYGPLLNGATVFMHEGGPTYPYPDGWWQLIEHYGITSFYTAPTAIRTLMRFGEAWVRKHDLSSLRILGSVGEPINPEAWRWFHDVVGNGKCPITDTWWQTETGMFQITTVPAMPLKPGAAGRPVFGQEAAVMDEEGNELPPGQEGFLVLKNPWPSMMRTLYKDPDRYLDTYWKKYPGLYLTGDSARIDEDGYIWIIGRTDDVIKVSGHRIGTAEVESALVSHPAVAEAAAIGLPHEVKGNSIHCTVILAQGYEPSKQLTADLRAHVAEVLSPIAKPDSFDFVEKLPKTRSGKIMRRVLKARALGQDEGDLSTLDD